The Candidatus Hydrogenedentota bacterium genome includes a window with the following:
- the trpS gene encoding tryptophan--tRNA ligase → MSQKQEIILSGIRPTGRLHYGNYFGAVKTFLDLQEKGHRCYYFIADYHALTTITERVDFYRQTIDMLRTYVACGLDPEKSVIYRQSDLPCTAELSLLLGMITNIGFLERGTTYKDKMGKLAANENIEGNPLSFGLLGYPVLMASDILIVRANVVPVGDDQRQHVEMAMDIAQKFNSRFGETLTIPKAVSRNALRLPGLDGAAKMGKSDNNTLDLLDDPATALKKIKGVQTTTDPAPLDTESDEPDDVIPLLPASLGALYRLLHLLAPKEVYLDFVGKYRRGEKFYGTLKTTLAEHVSKFNAPIIERFNAPDNNEESVRDFLRENAKKVTPVALGTVEAVRQAMGIGHSLYRA, encoded by the coding sequence ATGTCACAAAAGCAGGAAATCATACTGTCGGGAATTCGCCCGACCGGCCGGCTCCACTACGGCAACTATTTCGGGGCGGTAAAGACCTTCCTCGACCTGCAGGAAAAGGGGCACCGCTGCTACTACTTTATCGCGGACTACCATGCGCTCACGACAATAACCGAGCGGGTCGATTTTTATCGGCAAACCATTGATATGTTGCGCACGTACGTGGCCTGCGGGCTGGACCCGGAAAAGTCCGTCATCTACCGCCAAAGCGACCTGCCCTGCACGGCGGAGTTGAGCCTGTTGTTGGGCATGATCACGAACATCGGTTTCCTCGAGCGCGGCACCACCTACAAAGACAAGATGGGCAAGCTCGCCGCAAACGAGAACATCGAGGGCAATCCGCTCTCGTTCGGATTATTGGGCTATCCCGTGTTGATGGCATCGGACATTTTGATCGTCCGGGCGAACGTCGTGCCGGTCGGCGACGATCAGCGCCAACATGTCGAGATGGCGATGGACATCGCGCAGAAGTTCAATTCGCGCTTCGGCGAAACGCTGACGATCCCCAAAGCGGTGTCGCGTAATGCGCTCCGGCTTCCGGGTTTGGACGGCGCGGCAAAGATGGGCAAGAGCGACAACAATACGCTCGATCTGCTCGATGATCCGGCAACGGCCCTCAAGAAGATAAAGGGCGTGCAGACGACCACGGATCCTGCGCCGCTGGATACCGAATCTGACGAACCGGACGACGTCATCCCGCTATTGCCGGCGAGCCTTGGCGCTTTATACCGCCTGCTCCACTTGCTCGCGCCGAAGGAGGTCTACCTCGATTTCGTGGGCAAATACCGGCGCGGGGAGAAATTCTACGGCACGCTGAAAACGACGTTGGCCGAGCATGTCTCGAAGTTCAATGCGCCGATCATCGAGCGCTTCAATGCGCCGGATAACAACGAGGAATCGGTGCGCGATTTCTTGCGCGAGAACGCAAAGAAAGTGACGCCCGTTGCATTGGGGACCGTCGAGGCCGTGCGCCAGGCAATGGGAATCGGCCACAGCCTCTACCGCGCGTAG